In a genomic window of Borrelia maritima:
- a CDS encoding ATP-binding cassette domain-containing protein, producing the protein MVEFKNIVKYFPDIDKPILDSINLKIEEVKIFTVVGKNGEGKSTLAKIIAGLIEFDEGEILVNGIRQKNWNVDKAKSNGIYLVSQVPNLKMNLRVWEYLSIYWFGYAFFMPMNKSKTYKYYKWLMQFYKISFDLDKKIKDLNIKEIYFLLIIAALKENAKIIIFDESAAYFSQKEAKAFIKLLVLLKKSGVASLFITHSEITDAVKFSDEFIILKDGKCFRTVNKESILSKLESSSDKVFFTNINCKKFEKDSIKFNLFFEDFWKYDVSFSLNKRGVLGIIGEEAAIKTWEKLFLGELIFVGCIKINGIRYERINIFECKAGFLPLGIGNLFPDNSSILDNFLAKFMNFENKIFIKQSYINKIKDFFKKKMEFYSEEKIYRILYSKSLAFSGGTLKKFALYREMYIAKSFLICFSPLSNLDHKAYNEMSVAIRNYSKEKPVLLITSNLDELLLLSDNILAMKMGEVLLNTSREKASKEKLKELLFL; encoded by the coding sequence ATGGTAGAGTTTAAGAATATAGTTAAGTATTTTCCAGACATTGACAAGCCTATTTTGGACAGTATTAATTTAAAAATTGAGGAAGTTAAGATTTTTACGGTAGTTGGTAAAAATGGGGAAGGAAAAAGCACCCTAGCTAAGATTATTGCCGGACTTATTGAATTTGATGAGGGTGAAATATTAGTAAATGGGATTAGGCAGAAAAATTGGAATGTAGATAAAGCTAAAAGCAATGGTATTTATCTCGTTTCTCAAGTTCCTAATTTGAAAATGAATTTAAGAGTATGGGAATATTTGAGTATTTATTGGTTTGGTTATGCATTTTTTATGCCAATGAATAAATCTAAGACCTATAAATATTATAAATGGCTTATGCAATTTTATAAAATTTCTTTTGATTTAGATAAGAAAATTAAAGATTTAAATATTAAAGAGATTTATTTTTTACTTATTATTGCTGCTCTTAAAGAGAATGCAAAAATAATTATTTTTGATGAGAGTGCTGCTTATTTTTCTCAAAAAGAAGCGAAAGCTTTTATCAAATTGCTTGTATTGCTTAAGAAATCAGGAGTCGCATCTCTTTTTATTACTCACAGTGAGATTACAGATGCTGTAAAATTTAGCGATGAGTTTATTATTTTAAAAGATGGAAAGTGTTTTAGAACAGTAAACAAAGAATCAATTTTAAGCAAACTTGAATCCTCTAGTGACAAGGTATTTTTTACAAATATTAATTGCAAAAAATTTGAAAAAGATTCTATTAAATTTAATTTGTTTTTTGAAGATTTTTGGAAGTACGATGTTAGCTTTTCTTTAAATAAAAGGGGTGTTTTAGGAATAATTGGTGAAGAAGCTGCAATTAAAACATGGGAAAAATTATTCTTAGGAGAACTTATTTTTGTTGGGTGCATAAAAATTAATGGCATTAGATATGAGCGAATAAATATTTTTGAATGTAAGGCTGGATTTTTACCCCTGGGCATTGGTAATTTATTCCCCGATAATAGCAGCATATTAGATAATTTTTTAGCTAAATTTATGAACTTTGAAAATAAAATTTTTATTAAGCAATCCTATATTAATAAGATCAAAGATTTTTTTAAAAAAAAGATGGAATTTTACAGTGAAGAAAAAATATATAGAATTCTTTATTCCAAATCTTTGGCATTTTCTGGGGGGACTTTAAAGAAGTTTGCTCTTTACAGAGAGATGTATATTGCAAAAAGTTTTTTAATTTGTTTTTCTCCTTTAAGCAATTTAGACCACAAAGCTTATAATGAAATGTCTGTTGCTATTCGTAATTATTCAAAAGAAAAGCCAGTTCTTTTGATTACTTCCAATTTAGATGAATTGCTTTTGCTCTCTGATAACATTTTAGCAATGAAAATGGGGGAAGTTTTGTTAAACACATCTAGAGAAAAGGCTAGTAAAGAAAAATTAAAGGAATTGCTATTTTTATGA